In the genome of Granulibacter bethesdensis CGDNIH1, one region contains:
- a CDS encoding NAD(P)-dependent oxidoreductase, with the protein MKNSADQALTMRRRGMKIGFLGLGTMGKPMAANLVKAGYRVRVWNRSPDSVSALVAQGAVAGATPRDTCADADVVISMLSDDAATRAVMMDAGGLEAMKPGAIHINMATISVACAVDLEQCHREKGVRYVSAPVLGRVNVAEAGQLNILTAGESATLRDVQPVFDILGQRTWTFGDRPEQANAVKLAVNTMIASAISAMGEGIALSQGYGIAKADFIDLITSTLFAAPVYKGYGAAIAENRYEPAGFKLSLGLKDVRLTMEAAENVRVPLPIASVLRDNHLDSLAHGEGHWDWAALARVSTRRAAQA; encoded by the coding sequence ATGAAGAACTCTGCGGACCAAGCCCTGACCATGAGGAGACGCGGAATGAAGATCGGATTTCTGGGACTTGGCACAATGGGCAAGCCCATGGCAGCCAATCTGGTGAAGGCCGGCTATCGGGTCAGAGTCTGGAACCGCTCGCCGGACTCGGTCTCAGCGCTGGTGGCCCAAGGCGCTGTGGCCGGGGCGACGCCTCGCGACACCTGCGCGGATGCAGATGTGGTCATCTCCATGCTGTCGGACGATGCGGCCACCCGTGCTGTCATGATGGATGCCGGCGGGCTGGAGGCGATGAAGCCGGGTGCCATCCATATCAATATGGCGACAATATCAGTGGCCTGTGCTGTCGATCTGGAGCAGTGCCATCGTGAAAAGGGTGTGCGCTATGTCTCGGCGCCGGTGCTTGGGCGTGTGAATGTTGCCGAGGCCGGTCAGCTCAACATCCTGACCGCCGGCGAGTCCGCTACCCTGCGAGATGTCCAGCCTGTCTTTGATATTCTCGGCCAGAGAACATGGACATTCGGGGATCGTCCAGAACAGGCCAACGCCGTCAAGCTGGCCGTGAACACCATGATTGCAAGCGCTATCAGTGCGATGGGGGAAGGGATTGCCCTGTCCCAGGGATACGGAATCGCAAAAGCCGATTTTATCGACTTGATCACATCCACGCTTTTTGCGGCTCCGGTTTACAAGGGATATGGGGCCGCCATTGCGGAAAACCGGTATGAGCCGGCAGGGTTCAAACTCTCTCTTGGCCTCAAGGATGTCCGACTCACGATGGAGGCGGCGGAAAATGTCCGTGTGCCACTGCCGATCGCCAGCGTGCTGAGGGACAATCATCTCGACAGCCTCGCCCATGGTGAAGGGCATTGGGATTGGGCAGCGCTGGCCCGGGTCTCAACCCGCAGAGCCGCGCAGGCTTGA
- a CDS encoding carbohydrate porin — protein MVMGRQTGRRAAVTAIVIMNAVLAGGSIAHAQTSGALRKPDAQGNFNPRVVEGLTKPRLTPEEKKEEILAPFSRKLRESGLKLHGTFLDFMEANPSAGTYTGNTANSGYLIVGADADLEKILGIKGGTFHFEETIFTLRSNVLISGEIGDNSIGYPPPYNLRPNQLSLLTYEQHLLNDKLVIEAGRTHPNRYFAAPNCQVINSCYQDVLYINAGYISPQYSMWGGRVSYAFSPGWYVQAGSFATNPNANSRSGWDWGLETPQGALTMVEIGEKTDFSNSAYPGSYSLTAFYNNADHNSFKTVSGQPKAYFPGDPLRQSHGTQGLVLNTQQTVWRADGGKGKTLTPTALVLYSGLGLGLDATAPIQSDLYVGATLQAPFQSRPNDRFGVKIKWERMTGALANYLAQANAVAGGSGGDFSRDKAIFELNAHIQLYSAVAFEPVFDYIVNPNSYYTPTAAKRPQDGVYVGGTFILPFGAMLGL, from the coding sequence ATGGTGATGGGTAGGCAGACAGGGCGGCGGGCCGCTGTGACGGCCATTGTAATAATGAATGCGGTGCTGGCCGGCGGCAGTATTGCCCATGCTCAGACATCGGGAGCCTTACGCAAACCGGATGCACAGGGCAATTTCAATCCCCGCGTGGTGGAGGGGCTGACAAAGCCGAGGCTCACACCGGAGGAGAAAAAAGAGGAAATCCTGGCCCCGTTCTCGCGCAAGCTTCGCGAATCCGGGCTGAAGCTGCACGGGACGTTTCTCGATTTCATGGAAGCCAATCCGAGCGCGGGCACCTATACCGGCAATACTGCGAATTCAGGTTATCTGATTGTCGGGGCCGATGCTGACCTGGAAAAAATTCTCGGGATCAAGGGCGGCACGTTCCATTTCGAGGAAACGATTTTCACTCTGCGTTCCAACGTCCTGATCTCGGGGGAGATCGGCGATAACAGTATCGGTTATCCGCCTCCCTATAATCTTCGTCCTAATCAGTTGTCCCTGCTGACCTATGAACAGCATCTTCTGAATGACAAGCTGGTCATCGAAGCAGGCCGCACGCATCCCAACCGGTATTTCGCGGCTCCGAACTGTCAGGTCATCAACAGCTGTTATCAGGATGTTCTTTATATCAATGCCGGCTATATTTCTCCGCAGTATTCGATGTGGGGCGGCAGGGTCAGCTACGCTTTCAGCCCCGGCTGGTATGTGCAGGCCGGGTCTTTCGCCACCAACCCGAATGCGAACAGCCGCAGCGGGTGGGATTGGGGTCTGGAAACGCCGCAGGGAGCGTTGACCATGGTTGAAATCGGCGAGAAAACCGATTTCAGTAATTCAGCCTATCCCGGCAGCTATTCATTGACCGCATTTTACAACAATGCGGATCATAATTCCTTCAAGACTGTCTCCGGTCAGCCGAAAGCCTATTTTCCGGGTGATCCGCTCCGCCAGAGCCACGGTACGCAGGGGCTGGTACTGAATACTCAGCAGACGGTGTGGCGTGCGGATGGCGGCAAAGGTAAAACCCTGACCCCGACCGCGCTGGTGCTGTATAGCGGACTTGGGTTGGGTCTGGATGCAACGGCTCCTATTCAATCCGATCTCTATGTCGGAGCGACCCTGCAGGCCCCTTTCCAGAGCCGTCCCAATGATCGTTTCGGAGTCAAAATCAAATGGGAGAGGATGACGGGTGCGCTGGCCAACTATCTGGCTCAGGCCAATGCGGTGGCTGGTGGCAGCGGCGGTGACTTCTCCCGCGATAAGGCGATTTTCGAGTTGAACGCGCATATCCAGCTTTACTCCGCCGTCGCGTTCGAGCCGGTGTTCGACTACATCGTCAATCCGAACTCCTACTATACGCCGACTGCTGCGAAGCGGCCTCAGGATGGCGTTTATGTGGGTGGCACGTTCATTCTGCCGTTCGGGGCTATGCTGGGTCTGTAA
- the poxB gene encoding ubiquinone-dependent pyruvate dehydrogenase yields MAEPTVAEILAETLQVIGVRRVYGVVGDSLNAITEALRRRPDMDWIHVRHEESAAFAAGADSQLTGQIAVCAGSCGPGNLHLINGLYDAQRSRTPMLAIAAHIPTAEIGSNYFQETRPEALFRECSVYCETVSDPDQMPRTLNTAIRAAIGHQGVAVVVIPGDVAMKTVPSPVVSTKTALCPEPPVTSPSEESLNALTALLEAAGKVTLMCGRGCRGAHDEVVALAEHLKAPIVHALGGKEWIEYDNPYDVGMTGLIGFSSGYYAMESCDMLLMLGTDFPYRQFFPEEAKIAQVDLRPENLGRRTRIDLGVVGDVSATISALLPRLKAKQDTAHLDTCRQHYLKARKGLDDLADGKAGRPPIHPQHVARLISEHASDDAVFACDVGTPTIWAARYLKMNGRRRLLGSFAHGSMANALPQAIGAQVSAPERQVVSMSGDGGFAMLMGDFLTLVQHRLPVKIVVFNNGTLGFVEMEMKAAGLLESGVALDNPDFAAMARACGVYARRVEDPGKLDEAVRDVLNHPGPALLDAVVNRQELSMPPKVSIEQVKGFSLYMLRAVMSGRGDSVLEMARTNLFR; encoded by the coding sequence ATGGCCGAGCCGACAGTCGCGGAAATACTGGCTGAAACACTGCAAGTCATTGGCGTCCGGCGCGTCTATGGTGTGGTGGGTGACAGCCTGAACGCCATTACGGAGGCATTGCGGCGGCGTCCGGACATGGACTGGATCCATGTGCGCCATGAAGAATCAGCGGCCTTTGCGGCAGGTGCAGACTCTCAATTGACTGGCCAGATTGCCGTTTGCGCCGGTTCCTGCGGGCCGGGCAACCTGCATCTGATCAACGGCTTGTATGATGCGCAGCGTTCTCGCACTCCGATGCTGGCGATTGCCGCTCATATTCCGACAGCGGAAATTGGCTCGAACTACTTTCAGGAAACCAGACCGGAAGCGCTGTTCCGGGAATGCAGTGTCTATTGCGAGACGGTCTCCGACCCCGATCAGATGCCCCGCACTTTGAACACCGCGATTCGTGCCGCCATCGGCCATCAGGGCGTTGCGGTGGTGGTGATCCCCGGTGACGTTGCGATGAAGACGGTTCCATCGCCCGTCGTCTCGACGAAAACGGCGCTCTGTCCGGAGCCGCCGGTGACGTCTCCTTCTGAAGAATCGCTCAATGCCCTGACAGCACTGCTGGAGGCGGCGGGTAAGGTCACGCTGATGTGTGGACGCGGCTGTCGCGGTGCGCATGATGAGGTGGTGGCGCTCGCGGAGCATTTAAAAGCCCCTATCGTCCATGCGCTTGGGGGTAAGGAATGGATCGAATACGACAATCCCTATGATGTCGGCATGACGGGGCTGATCGGATTTTCATCCGGTTACTACGCCATGGAATCATGCGACATGCTGCTGATGCTCGGGACTGATTTTCCCTATCGGCAGTTTTTCCCGGAAGAGGCGAAAATCGCGCAGGTCGATCTGCGTCCGGAAAATCTGGGCCGTCGTACCCGGATTGATCTCGGTGTTGTGGGTGATGTCAGTGCCACGATCAGTGCCCTGCTGCCGCGCCTGAAAGCCAAACAGGATACGGCGCATCTGGACACCTGTCGTCAGCATTACCTGAAGGCCCGCAAGGGGCTGGATGATCTGGCCGATGGAAAGGCGGGTCGTCCCCCGATTCATCCCCAGCACGTGGCCCGGCTGATCAGCGAACATGCCAGTGATGATGCTGTCTTTGCCTGCGATGTCGGCACGCCGACCATCTGGGCGGCACGGTATCTCAAGATGAATGGCCGCCGCCGTCTGCTGGGTTCTTTCGCTCACGGCTCGATGGCCAATGCGCTGCCACAGGCGATCGGGGCGCAGGTATCGGCACCGGAACGGCAGGTTGTTTCCATGTCGGGCGATGGTGGTTTCGCCATGTTGATGGGCGATTTCCTGACACTGGTGCAGCATCGTCTGCCTGTGAAAATCGTGGTGTTCAATAATGGCACGCTCGGCTTTGTCGAAATGGAGATGAAGGCAGCAGGATTGCTGGAAAGCGGCGTGGCTCTGGATAACCCCGACTTCGCAGCCATGGCCCGTGCCTGTGGCGTGTATGCGCGCAGGGTCGAGGATCCGGGCAAGCTGGATGAGGCCGTGCGTGATGTTCTGAACCATCCCGGGCCGGCTCTGCTGGATGCGGTGGTCAATCGTCAGGAACTGTCCATGCCGCCGAAAGTCAGCATTGAACAGGTCAAGGGCTTCAGCCTTTACATGCTGCGTGCGGTGATGAGCGGCCGCGGCGATTCCGTGCTGGAGATGGCCCGTACCAACCTGTTCCGTTGA
- a CDS encoding NAD(P)H-dependent flavin oxidoreductase produces MKAINAIRMGGVDVLPLVEGGKGIAVSNGRSSGCWASAGGVGTFSAVNADSHDSSGRLIEQIYRGRTRRERHDELVDYAIRGGIEQARQAHEESNGRGRIHANILWEMGGAERVITGILEGAKGLVHGLTCGAGMPYRLSEIATHFGIHYYPIVSSARAFNALWKRAYHKAASLLGGVVYEDPWLAGGHNGLSNTEDPNRPEDPYPRVLALRNQMRQFGLGETPIIMAGGVWWLEEWEDWIDNPELGPIAFQFGTRPLLTRESPVSEQWKAKLLALKPGDVFLNPFSPTGFYSSAVNNRFMQELRARSDRQVAYTGEVVGEHTAVYGVGPRKRPVYLTPADLRRVQEWEQAGFIEALRTPDSTLIFVTPDQADTIQADQVACMGCLTECRFSNWSQRSENHTNGRKADPRSFCIQKTLQTIGHHKNDPDVIEDNLMFSGHNAYRFGTDPFYANGFIPTVKQLVDRIMTGR; encoded by the coding sequence ATGAAGGCCATTAACGCGATCCGTATGGGCGGTGTTGACGTTCTGCCGCTGGTGGAAGGTGGCAAGGGCATTGCTGTTTCCAACGGACGTTCCTCCGGCTGCTGGGCGTCTGCCGGTGGGGTGGGAACCTTCAGCGCGGTGAACGCGGACAGCCATGATTCCAGTGGCCGGTTGATTGAACAGATCTACCGGGGCCGTACCCGTCGGGAACGGCATGACGAACTGGTTGACTACGCCATTCGCGGCGGGATCGAGCAGGCCCGGCAGGCGCATGAGGAATCCAACGGCCGCGGCCGCATCCACGCCAATATCCTGTGGGAGATGGGCGGGGCGGAGCGGGTGATCACCGGCATTCTGGAAGGCGCGAAGGGTCTGGTGCACGGCCTGACCTGTGGTGCCGGCATGCCGTATCGACTGTCCGAGATCGCAACCCATTTCGGGATTCATTATTATCCGATTGTTTCCTCGGCCCGTGCCTTCAATGCGCTGTGGAAGCGCGCTTACCACAAGGCGGCCAGCCTGCTGGGCGGCGTGGTGTATGAAGATCCCTGGCTTGCAGGCGGCCATAACGGGCTTTCCAACACGGAAGATCCGAACCGGCCGGAAGATCCCTATCCCCGCGTGCTGGCGTTGCGTAACCAGATGCGCCAGTTCGGTCTTGGCGAGACGCCTATCATTATGGCGGGTGGCGTCTGGTGGCTGGAGGAGTGGGAGGACTGGATTGATAATCCCGAACTCGGCCCCATCGCCTTTCAGTTTGGCACCCGTCCTCTGCTCACACGCGAAAGCCCTGTATCCGAGCAGTGGAAGGCCAAGCTGCTGGCCCTGAAGCCGGGGGATGTGTTTCTGAATCCGTTCAGCCCGACCGGATTTTATTCTTCAGCCGTGAACAACCGTTTCATGCAGGAACTCCGCGCCCGCAGCGACCGTCAGGTTGCCTACACGGGTGAGGTGGTCGGCGAGCATACGGCGGTATACGGAGTAGGGCCGCGCAAGCGTCCTGTCTATCTGACCCCGGCCGATCTGCGTCGGGTACAGGAATGGGAACAGGCCGGATTTATCGAGGCTTTGCGCACACCCGATTCCACGCTGATTTTCGTCACCCCCGATCAGGCTGATACAATACAGGCCGATCAGGTGGCGTGCATGGGGTGCCTGACGGAATGCCGTTTCTCCAATTGGAGCCAGCGTTCCGAGAACCATACCAATGGCCGCAAGGCCGATCCGCGCAGCTTCTGCATTCAGAAGACGTTGCAGACGATCGGGCATCACAAGAACGACCCGGACGTGATCGAGGACAATCTGATGTTCAGTGGTCACAATGCCTACCGGTTCGGCACTGACCCGTTCTATGCAAACGGGTTCATCCCTACCGTTAAACAGCTTGTTGACCGGATCATGACCGGTCGCTGA
- the pnp gene encoding polyribonucleotide nucleotidyltransferase — translation MFNYFRKELDLGGRTLVLETGKIARQADGAVLARLGDTIVLCTAVGAKSAKAGQDFFPLTVNYQEKAFAAGKIPGGFFKREGRPSEHETLVSRLIDRPIRPLFPEGFYNEVQVIATVLSHDMENDPDIVALIGCSAALTLSGIPFFGPVAASRVGLVNGAFVLNPTLEQRAESKLDLVVAGTAEGVLMVESEAEELSEDQMLAAVEFGHKGFQPVIDAIIALAEHAARDPWTLPEQNPEHVALKQRLNEAGRTLLGNAYQEKVKQLRQEKISAAKKQIIETLGIGGTPEESIAKSMLKDLEADIVRNAILDTGIRIDGRDTRTVRPIIGEVGILPRAHGSALFTRGETQALCVATLGTGQDEQVVDALTGEYRSHFMLHYNFPPYSVGEAGRMGSPGRREIGHGKLAWRAVHPVLPAKDAFPYTLRVVSEITESNGSSSMATVCGSSLALMDAGVPLKRPVAGIAMGLIKEDRAFAVLSDILGDEDHLGDMDFKVAGTEQGVTSLQMDIKITSITTEIMRIALQQARDGRMHILGEMAKAITGARGSVAATAPRITVINVPKEKIREVIGTGGKVIREIVEFSGAKIDIEDDGTIKIASTSEESTQKAIDRIQGIVAEPEVGKIYNGKVVKTADFGAFVNFLGSRDGLVHISELQQGRVNKTSDVINVGDVVKVKVLGFDDRGKVKLSMRLVDQTTGEDISDKVGPKGGRGGRGEGDLAE, via the coding sequence ATGTTCAATTATTTCCGCAAGGAACTCGATCTGGGTGGACGCACGCTGGTACTGGAAACGGGCAAGATCGCCCGCCAGGCCGACGGTGCCGTTCTGGCCCGGCTGGGTGACACCATCGTTCTGTGTACAGCGGTGGGTGCGAAATCCGCAAAGGCCGGTCAGGATTTCTTCCCGCTGACCGTCAACTATCAGGAAAAAGCTTTTGCCGCGGGCAAGATCCCCGGCGGCTTCTTCAAGCGTGAGGGCCGTCCCAGCGAGCATGAGACCCTGGTCTCCCGCCTGATCGACCGTCCGATCCGCCCGCTGTTTCCGGAAGGGTTCTATAACGAGGTTCAGGTCATCGCCACCGTGCTGTCGCACGATATGGAGAATGATCCGGATATCGTCGCCCTGATCGGTTGCTCCGCAGCGCTGACCCTGTCCGGCATTCCGTTCTTCGGCCCGGTCGCGGCGTCTCGCGTCGGTCTGGTGAATGGCGCATTCGTGCTGAACCCCACCCTTGAGCAGCGCGCTGAAAGCAAGCTGGATCTGGTGGTCGCCGGTACCGCGGAAGGCGTGCTGATGGTCGAGAGCGAGGCCGAAGAGCTGAGCGAAGACCAGATGCTGGCCGCCGTTGAATTCGGCCATAAAGGCTTCCAGCCGGTGATCGATGCGATCATCGCCCTGGCTGAACACGCCGCCCGCGATCCCTGGACCCTGCCCGAGCAGAATCCGGAGCATGTCGCGCTGAAGCAGCGCCTGAACGAGGCTGGCCGCACCCTGCTGGGCAATGCCTATCAGGAAAAGGTGAAGCAGCTCCGTCAGGAGAAGATTTCTGCCGCCAAGAAGCAGATTATCGAAACGCTGGGGATCGGTGGCACACCGGAAGAATCCATCGCCAAGTCGATGCTGAAGGATCTGGAAGCGGATATCGTCCGGAATGCGATCCTCGATACCGGTATCCGCATTGATGGCCGTGACACCCGCACTGTGCGCCCGATCATCGGCGAGGTCGGCATTCTGCCGCGCGCCCATGGCTCCGCGCTGTTCACCCGTGGTGAAACGCAGGCGCTCTGCGTGGCCACGCTGGGCACCGGGCAGGATGAGCAGGTGGTGGACGCCCTGACCGGCGAATATCGCAGCCATTTCATGCTGCACTACAATTTCCCTCCCTACTCCGTGGGTGAGGCCGGCCGTATGGGCAGCCCGGGCCGTCGTGAAATCGGCCATGGCAAGCTGGCCTGGCGCGCCGTTCATCCGGTGCTGCCGGCCAAGGACGCTTTCCCCTACACCCTGCGCGTGGTCAGCGAGATCACGGAGAGCAATGGCTCGTCCTCCATGGCGACCGTATGCGGTTCCTCTCTGGCGCTGATGGATGCGGGCGTGCCGCTGAAGCGTCCGGTGGCCGGTATCGCCATGGGCCTGATCAAGGAAGATCGCGCCTTTGCCGTGCTGTCCGACATTCTCGGCGATGAAGATCACCTCGGCGACATGGATTTCAAGGTGGCCGGAACCGAGCAGGGCGTGACCTCCCTGCAGATGGACATCAAGATTACCTCCATCACCACCGAGATCATGCGCATCGCTCTGCAGCAGGCCCGTGACGGCCGCATGCATATTCTGGGCGAGATGGCGAAAGCGATCACCGGTGCCCGTGGCTCCGTCGCCGCGACGGCACCGCGCATCACCGTCATCAACGTGCCGAAGGAAAAGATCCGCGAAGTCATCGGCACCGGCGGCAAGGTGATCCGCGAGATCGTTGAATTCTCCGGTGCGAAGATCGATATCGAGGATGATGGAACCATCAAGATCGCCTCGACCAGCGAGGAAAGCACCCAGAAGGCGATTGATCGCATTCAGGGCATCGTGGCCGAACCGGAAGTGGGCAAGATCTACAACGGCAAGGTGGTGAAGACCGCTGATTTCGGCGCCTTCGTCAATTTCCTCGGCTCCCGCGACGGGCTGGTGCATATCAGCGAGCTTCAGCAGGGCCGGGTCAACAAGACCTCCGACGTCATCAATGTCGGTGATGTGGTGAAGGTGAAGGTTCTCGGCTTTGATGATCGCGGCAAGGTGAAACTTTCCATGCGGCTGGTTGATCAGACCACGGGCGAGGACATCTCTGACAAGGTCGGCCCCAAGGGTGGCAGAGGCGGTCGCGGTGAGGGCGATCTGGCCGAGTAA
- the rpsO gene encoding 30S ribosomal protein S15: protein MSITAERRTALISEYARAANDTGSPEVQIALLSERIANLTEHLKTHAKDFHSRRGLLMLVGQRRGLLDYLKRKEVARYDALIKRLGLRR, encoded by the coding sequence ATGTCGATTACCGCAGAGCGCCGTACGGCGCTGATCAGCGAATATGCCCGCGCCGCCAACGATACCGGCAGCCCGGAAGTGCAGATTGCCCTGCTCTCCGAGCGTATCGCCAACCTGACCGAACATCTGAAGACCCACGCGAAGGACTTCCATTCCCGTCGTGGCCTGCTGATGCTGGTTGGCCAGCGTCGTGGCCTGCTGGACTATCTGAAGCGTAAGGAAGTTGCCCGTTATGACGCGCTGATCAAGCGTCTGGGCCTGCGCCGCTAA
- the truB gene encoding tRNA pseudouridine(55) synthase TruB — protein MNRRRKGRPLDGWLIIDKPQGMTSTDVVNRVKRGFDAQKAGHGGTLDPLATGLLPIAFGAATKTVPYVMDGTKLYHFTLKMGESRDTDDAEGAVTATSTVRPTDDVLRAALESFRGTIMQIPPAYSAIKVAGERAYDMARDGRPPDLPPRPARVDRFELIERLDDDLAVFEVQSGKGVYMRSLARDIARACGTVGHIAALRRLRVGPFTEATAISLDKALASGDTPHASPDLLLPVATALADIPALALTEQEATGLSHGQALSLIPLMGRIPDRIDPDGGLVRAMAGSRVVGLCRLQDGLLRPERMM, from the coding sequence ATGAACAGACGCAGAAAAGGTCGGCCTCTCGATGGCTGGCTGATCATTGACAAGCCGCAGGGCATGACCAGCACCGATGTGGTGAACAGGGTCAAGCGCGGTTTCGATGCCCAGAAAGCGGGGCATGGCGGCACGCTGGACCCGCTGGCGACCGGTCTGCTGCCGATTGCGTTCGGGGCGGCGACCAAGACGGTGCCTTATGTGATGGACGGCACGAAACTGTATCATTTCACCCTGAAAATGGGCGAGTCGCGCGATACAGACGATGCCGAGGGCGCAGTAACCGCCACCAGCACGGTGCGTCCCACCGACGATGTGCTGCGGGCGGCTCTGGAGAGTTTTCGCGGTACGATCATGCAGATTCCTCCCGCCTATTCGGCGATCAAGGTGGCGGGGGAGCGCGCGTATGATATGGCGCGGGATGGGCGTCCGCCCGATCTGCCGCCCCGCCCCGCTCGGGTGGACCGGTTCGAACTGATCGAGCGTCTGGATGATGATCTGGCGGTGTTCGAGGTCCAGTCCGGCAAGGGCGTCTATATGCGCAGCCTCGCCCGCGATATCGCCCGTGCCTGCGGAACGGTGGGCCATATCGCTGCCCTGCGTCGGCTGCGGGTCGGCCCCTTTACGGAGGCGACGGCTATTTCGCTGGACAAGGCGCTGGCTTCCGGCGATACCCCCCATGCTTCCCCGGACCTTTTGCTTCCGGTCGCGACCGCGCTGGCCGACATCCCGGCGCTGGCCCTGACCGAGCAGGAGGCCACCGGCCTTTCCCATGGGCAGGCACTCAGCCTGATTCCGTTGATGGGCCGTATTCCAGACCGGATCGATCCCGATGGTGGATTGGTTCGTGCCATGGCGGGGAGCCGCGTCGTTGGGCTGTGCCGCTTGCAGGATGGCCTGTTGCGGCCTGAACGCATGATGTGA
- the gmd gene encoding GDP-mannose 4,6-dehydratase, with the protein MPTALITGITGQDGAYLAQLLLSKGYRVLGMMRRSASSDVIGERLRWLGVLDRVELIDGNLTDLSSLIRILSEHAPDEVYNLAAQSFVAASWQQPLLTGNVTALGAGNVLEAVRIAAPKARFYQASSSEMYGLIQEPKQSEKTPFYPRSPYAVAKLYAHWMTVNYRESFGLHASSGILFNHESPLRGIEFVTRKITDGVARIKLGLAKTLELGNLDATRDWGHARDYVRAMYLMLQQDRPDDYVVATGRTTSIRDFCKIAFGYAGLDWEEHVVTSAAFMRPAEVDVLLGDSTKARTRLGWEPETSLEDMASEMVEADLARHRARLAR; encoded by the coding sequence ATGCCCACAGCTCTGATTACCGGCATTACCGGCCAGGATGGCGCCTATCTGGCGCAGCTTCTGCTCAGCAAGGGCTATCGCGTTCTGGGGATGATGCGCCGCTCGGCCTCCTCCGACGTGATCGGTGAGCGCCTGCGCTGGCTCGGCGTGCTGGACCGGGTGGAGCTGATTGACGGCAACCTGACCGATCTGTCCAGCCTGATCCGCATCCTGAGCGAGCACGCCCCGGACGAGGTCTACAATCTCGCCGCCCAAAGCTTCGTCGCAGCAAGCTGGCAGCAGCCTTTACTGACCGGCAATGTCACAGCGCTGGGCGCTGGTAACGTACTGGAAGCCGTGCGAATCGCCGCGCCGAAAGCACGGTTCTATCAGGCCTCCTCCTCCGAGATGTACGGCCTGATCCAGGAACCGAAACAGAGCGAGAAAACACCGTTCTATCCGCGCTCCCCCTACGCGGTGGCCAAGCTGTACGCGCACTGGATGACGGTGAATTACCGCGAGAGCTTCGGGTTGCATGCCTCATCCGGCATCCTGTTCAACCATGAAAGCCCGCTGCGCGGCATCGAATTCGTCACGCGCAAGATCACCGATGGCGTGGCCCGCATCAAGCTCGGCCTGGCGAAAACGCTTGAACTGGGCAATCTGGATGCAACCCGCGACTGGGGCCATGCCCGTGATTACGTTCGCGCCATGTATCTGATGCTGCAACAGGACAGGCCGGACGATTATGTCGTCGCCACCGGGCGCACAACCTCAATCCGTGATTTCTGCAAGATCGCCTTCGGCTATGCAGGACTGGATTGGGAAGAACATGTGGTCACAAGCGCCGCCTTCATGCGCCCGGCCGAGGTCGATGTGTTGCTTGGAGACAGCACCAAGGCACGAACCCGACTTGGTTGGGAACCCGAGACCTCTCTGGAAGATATGGCTAGTGAGATGGTGGAGGCAGATCTGGCCCGGCATCGTGCCAGGCTGGCCCGCTGA